From Natronincola ferrireducens, the proteins below share one genomic window:
- the spoVB gene encoding stage V sporulation protein B: MVYLKKSSFIFGTILLALVNVVVRSLGFIYRILLSRTIGAAAIGLYQMVFPFLMVVITIPTAGIPIAVSKLVAKEKSVHNREGIYKVLLLSLVLGGSISLGLSVAVSLRINFIVNNLLKNPNLYYPVLWTIPAISIISFSSILRGFFYGLKEMAPAATSQVLEQIFRIVFVLSYLYYKAPSNPIAAATIAIIGISIGEVFSLLYLVLRFNFKKIMEKTHYLNVHSNSTLEILNHVLFISVPITLSRLISVIMQTVNAILIPQRLQVAGYSSIAAIETFGKISGMAMPLLYLPFTVTTALVINIIPNISEQLAVNNWQDIEYKSNLALRITLLMAIPTTIVYVVFGNHLAELIYDQEDVGKYLALISYGTIFLCMQHILSGILHGMGKQIITTVNYLLGMIVQLYCTYFLIPNPKYGIYGFFIGFILSTFIIFALNLITLMRYIKITVPLTQALLKPLFASLLMIITMIYTYRIFFNISSSNGLSTIISSLVGGGVYVFLLLITKTFNLKNLIENIK; the protein is encoded by the coding sequence GTGGTTTATTTGAAAAAGTCCTCTTTTATTTTTGGCACAATTTTACTAGCATTGGTCAATGTTGTTGTTCGATCCTTAGGCTTTATATATAGAATACTTCTCTCACGAACAATTGGAGCTGCAGCTATTGGCCTATATCAGATGGTTTTTCCTTTTTTAATGGTAGTTATTACTATACCAACAGCAGGTATTCCTATCGCCGTATCCAAATTAGTTGCTAAGGAAAAATCTGTTCATAATCGAGAGGGTATCTACAAGGTATTGTTGCTTTCTTTAGTCTTAGGGGGATCGATTTCTCTCGGTCTTTCAGTTGCTGTCTCTTTAAGAATTAATTTTATTGTCAATAATTTACTGAAAAATCCTAATCTATATTATCCTGTTCTGTGGACAATTCCCGCTATTAGCATCATAAGCTTCTCTAGTATTTTAAGAGGATTTTTCTATGGCCTAAAAGAGATGGCTCCTGCTGCTACTTCCCAAGTATTGGAGCAGATTTTCAGGATTGTATTTGTTTTGTCCTATTTATATTATAAGGCGCCTTCCAATCCTATAGCAGCTGCTACTATTGCTATTATAGGAATTTCTATTGGAGAAGTTTTCAGTTTGCTCTACCTAGTTCTTAGATTTAATTTTAAAAAAATCATGGAGAAAACCCATTATTTAAATGTTCATAGTAACTCCACATTAGAAATTCTAAATCATGTTTTGTTTATTTCTGTACCTATTACTTTAAGCCGTCTGATTTCTGTAATAATGCAAACGGTAAATGCCATTTTGATTCCCCAAAGACTACAGGTAGCAGGATATTCTTCCATTGCTGCAATTGAAACCTTTGGAAAAATCTCTGGTATGGCAATGCCCCTTCTATACTTACCCTTTACCGTCACCACTGCTTTAGTTATTAACATTATACCTAATATTTCAGAGCAATTGGCAGTTAACAATTGGCAGGATATAGAGTATAAATCAAATTTAGCTCTTAGAATAACTTTATTGATGGCTATCCCCACCACCATTGTCTATGTTGTTTTTGGTAATCATTTGGCTGAACTAATCTATGATCAGGAGGACGTGGGGAAGTACCTTGCTCTCATCAGCTATGGCACCATTTTTCTCTGTATGCAACACATATTATCGGGAATACTCCATGGTATGGGAAAACAGATTATTACTACAGTAAATTATCTTTTAGGAATGATTGTACAGCTGTATTGTACCTATTTTTTAATACCTAACCCTAAATACGGTATCTATGGCTTTTTTATTGGTTTTATATTATCTACCTTTATTATCTTTGCTTTAAACCTTATTACTTTAATGAGATATATCAAAATTACGGTACCTCTAACCCAAGCCCTCTTAAAACCCTTGTTTGCTTCGTTATTAATGATCATTACAATGATATATACTTATAGAATCTTTTTCAATATTTCTAGTAGCAATGGTTTGAGTACAATAATTTCTTCTCTTGTAGGAGGGGGGGTATATGTTTTTCTACTGCTTATTACAAAAACCTTTAATTTAAAGAATCTGATAGAAAATATTAAATAG
- the polX gene encoding DNA polymerase/3'-5' exonuclease PolX, with product MDKKEVSKILEDIGILLEIQGENPFKTRAYFNGARVIELLNEDLNALVEENRLHEVKGIGKALQEKITELVSTGRLQYYEELKATIPEGIFDILKIPGLGPKKVKVLYDVLHITTIGELEYACLENRLIDLKGFGEKTQNKILEGIEHLKKYRGQHLLSTGMIFGRAIVEKLKEQKDILRVSLAGSIRRQKEIIKDIDIIASCLEENREAIMEYFTSLDEVEKIIAKGNTKSSVLLWSGINVDLRLVNDEEYPFLLHHFTGSKEHNTAIRHRAKTLGLKINEYGIFKGTERIGVTNEEEFFSVLNLQYIPPELRENHGEIEAAEEGKIPELIQLNDIKGVLHVHSNYSDGVNTIEELVKTAIGKGFQYIGISDHSKSAFYANGLKEKTVKKQHEEIDELRIKYPAIKILKGIESDILVDGSLDYDEEILSTFDYVIGSVHSNFNLDKETMTNRLKRAIENKYLTILGHPTGRLLLSRKAYNLDLEEIIKHCSKYDVAIEINSNPHRLDLDWRMCKYAKEKGVKLVIEPDAHRITGIDDIAYGIGIGRKGGLQPQDVLNAGEFESVYHLLKNKTKG from the coding sequence ATGGATAAAAAAGAGGTTAGCAAAATACTAGAGGATATTGGCATACTATTAGAAATCCAAGGGGAAAATCCCTTTAAAACTAGGGCTTATTTTAATGGTGCTAGGGTGATAGAACTTCTAAATGAAGATTTAAACGCCTTAGTAGAGGAAAATAGACTTCATGAAGTAAAGGGAATAGGAAAGGCCCTCCAAGAAAAGATTACTGAGCTTGTAAGCACTGGAAGGCTACAGTACTATGAGGAACTTAAAGCTACTATCCCTGAAGGAATTTTTGATATATTAAAAATTCCAGGCTTAGGACCTAAAAAGGTGAAGGTGTTGTATGATGTATTACATATTACCACCATAGGTGAATTAGAGTATGCTTGCTTGGAAAATAGATTAATTGATTTGAAGGGTTTCGGAGAAAAAACCCAAAATAAAATATTAGAGGGCATAGAACATCTTAAAAAGTATAGGGGACAGCACTTACTATCTACAGGAATGATTTTTGGTAGAGCTATTGTTGAAAAATTAAAGGAGCAAAAGGACATCCTTCGGGTGAGCTTAGCTGGTAGTATAAGAAGGCAAAAGGAGATCATTAAAGATATAGATATTATCGCCAGCTGCCTAGAGGAAAATCGAGAAGCTATCATGGAATACTTCACCTCTCTAGATGAGGTGGAAAAAATAATAGCAAAGGGTAATACAAAATCAAGTGTTTTGCTATGGTCTGGTATTAATGTAGACTTAAGACTGGTCAATGATGAAGAATATCCCTTTTTACTGCATCATTTTACAGGCAGTAAAGAGCATAATACTGCCATTCGTCATAGGGCAAAGACCTTGGGTCTTAAAATTAATGAATACGGTATTTTTAAAGGAACAGAAAGGATTGGGGTAACCAATGAAGAAGAATTTTTTTCTGTATTAAATCTACAGTATATTCCTCCTGAGCTACGGGAAAATCATGGAGAAATAGAGGCTGCTGAGGAGGGAAAAATTCCTGAGTTGATTCAGTTAAATGATATAAAGGGAGTTCTACATGTCCACAGTAACTATAGTGATGGTGTTAACACGATAGAAGAGCTGGTAAAGACAGCTATAGGCAAGGGGTTTCAATATATAGGCATTTCTGATCACAGTAAAAGTGCCTTTTACGCCAATGGTTTGAAGGAAAAGACAGTGAAAAAACAACATGAAGAAATAGATGAATTAAGAATAAAATATCCTGCAATAAAAATACTTAAGGGCATAGAGTCTGATATCCTTGTAGATGGTTCATTAGATTATGATGAAGAGATATTATCCACCTTCGATTATGTTATTGGCTCTGTCCATTCTAATTTTAACCTAGACAAGGAAACTATGACAAATCGTTTAAAAAGGGCGATAGAAAATAAATATTTAACCATATTAGGCCATCCTACTGGAAGACTGTTATTATCTAGAAAAGCCTATAATTTAGATTTAGAGGAAATTATTAAACATTGTAGTAAGTATGATGTGGCTATCGAAATCAATAGTAATCCCCATAGACTAGATTTAGATTGGAGAATGTGCAAGTATGCTAAGGAGAAGGGTGTAAAGCTAGTCATAGAACCAGATGCCCATAGAATCACTGGCATAGATGACATTGCCTATGGCATAGGAATAGGTAGAAAGGGAGGGCTACAACCCCAAGATGTTTTAAATGCCGGAGAATTTGAGAGTGTTTATCATTTATTAAAAAACAAGACAAAGGGCTGA
- a CDS encoding MOSC domain-containing protein: MAKVVAINISTRKGEKKVPVEKAVFLENFGIEGDAHGGDWHRQVSLLAQESADKIRQAGLPHIKEGDFAENITTEGISLNQLPIGTKLKIGETLQEVTQIGKECHQHCAIYHQVGDCVMPKEGIFTKVIKGGIVYPGDTIEVVED, translated from the coding sequence ATGGCAAAAGTAGTAGCAATAAATATTAGTACAAGAAAAGGTGAAAAAAAAGTTCCAGTTGAAAAGGCAGTTTTCTTAGAAAACTTTGGAATAGAGGGAGATGCCCATGGGGGAGACTGGCATCGACAGGTGAGTTTGTTGGCCCAAGAAAGTGCTGATAAAATTAGACAAGCAGGTCTTCCCCATATTAAAGAAGGGGATTTTGCTGAAAACATCACAACGGAAGGGATAAGCCTGAATCAATTACCTATTGGGACGAAATTGAAAATAGGAGAAACCCTTCAAGAAGTAACCCAAATTGGTAAGGAGTGTCATCAGCATTGTGCTATTTATCATCAAGTTGGGGATTGCGTTATGCCAAAGGAAGGGATTTTTACAAAAGTTATTAAGGGTGGCATTGTTTATCCTGGGGATACTATAGAAGTTGTAGAAGATTAA